CATGGCCGACGCCGAAAATTCGTTGCGCGAACTGGCTGCCCTGGCCGAAACCGCCGGATCTGAAGTCCTGGACGGCCTGGTCCAGCGCCGCGCCAAGCCGGACCCCGCCACTTACCTGGGACAGGGCAAGGCCCAGGAACTGAAGGACATTGTGCAGGCCACCGGCGCGGACACCGTCATCATCGACGGCGACCTTGCCCCCTCACAGCGGCGCACGCTCGAGGAAGTTGTCAAGGTCAAGGTCATCGACCGGACGGCCCTGATCCTGGACATCTTCGCCCAACACGCCCAGTCCCGCGAGGGCCGGGCGCAGGTCGAGCTGGCCCAGATGGAATACCTCCTCCCGCGCCTGCGCGGCTGGGGCGAATCCATGTCCCGGCAGGCCGGCGGCCGCGTCGGCACGGCCGGCGGCGGCATCGGATCCCGCGGTCCCGGTGAAACCAAGATGGAACTGGACCGGCGCAAGATTCGCACGCGCATGGCCAAGCTGCGCCGGGAAATCGCCGCCATGAAGCCGGCGCGGGAAACCAAGCGGGCCAACCGCAAGCGCAACGCCGTACCGTCCGTGGCCATCGCCGGCTACACGAACGCCGGAAAGTCCTCGCTGCTCAACCGGCTCACCGACGCCGGCGTGCTGGTGGAAAACGCCCTGTTCGCCACCCTCGATCCCACGGTGAGAAAGACCGAAACGGCCGACGGCCTCGGCTACACCCTCGTGGACACGGTGGGTTTTGTCCGCTCACTGCCCACGCAGCTGGTGGAAGCATTCCGGTCCACCCTGGAAGAGGTGGCCGATTCCGACCTCATCCTGCACATCGTGGACGCCTCCCACCCGGACCCGGAAGGCCAGATTGCGGCCGTCCGCTCCGTGTTTGCCGAGGTCGGCGCCCTGAAGATCGCGGAAATCATCGTCCTGAACAAGGCGGACATCGCCGATCCCTTCGTGGTGGAACGCCTGCGCCAGCGCGAGCCGCGCACGGTAGTGGTCTCGGCACGCACCGGGCAGGGGATCGATGACCTCCTGGCTGCCATCAGTGAGGCCATACCGCGGCCGGGCGTGGCCCTGACGCTGCTCATTCCCTACGACCGCGGCGATGTACTGAACCGCCTCCACCGCAGTGACGCCGAGATCATCAGCGTCGAACACGGCGAGGAAGGGACGGTTGCCAAGGTCATGGTCCGCGAGGACCTGGCCAGCGAGGTGGAGCCGTTTGTCCAGCATGAGTGAGGCCGCCACCACGGCTGACGCGGACATCGACGCTGAAAGCCCGGAGGCGCTGACCGCCCAGGCGCTGGAACTGCTGGACAGCGCCGTGGCAGCCATGGGCGGCCAGCGCCGCGACGGCCAGCACGAGATGGTCCGACGCGTGGTGGAAGCCATTGAAAGCGGTGACCACCTGCTGGTGCAGGCAGGCACCGGAACGGGCAAGTCGCTGGCCTACCTGATCCCGTTGATCGTGCATTCCCTGACCAGCGACAAACCGTCCGTGGTGGCCACGGCCACATTGGCCCTGCAGGCCCAGATCGTGGGCCGTGACGTGCCACGGCTGCTGGCAGCGCTCGAGCCGCTGCTGCCGCGGCCCATCGACGTCGCCTTGGTCAAGGGGCGCAGCAACTACGTGTGCAAGCATAAGCTTGGCGGCGGTTTCCCCTCCGAGGACTCCTCTGAGGGCGCCCTGTTCAGCCTGGGCGAAGACGCCACCGTGGTGCACCTGCCCGGCGCCAAGTCGGGCCCGTCCTCACCGTTGGGCCGGGAAGTGGTCCGGCTGCGCGAATGGGCCGAGGACACCCCAACGGGTGACCGCGACGAACTCATGCCCGGCGTCACCGACAAGGCCTGGCGCCAGGTCTCGGTCACCTCGATGGAGTGCCTGGGTGCACAGAAATGCCCCCTTGCGGAAGTCTGCTTCTCCGAACTGGCCCGGGCCAAGGGCGCCGAGGCGGACATCGTGGTGACCAATCACGCCATGTTGGCCATCAGCGCCTTTGAAGGCATTGCGGTGCTGCCCGACTACGATGTCGTGGTGGTGGACGAGGCCCACGAGCTCCAGGACCGCGTCACCGGGGCCGTCACCGGCCAGCTGTCCGTGCAGATGGTCCAGGCCGCGGCATCAAGCACACGCAAGCACACCGGCGTCTCGGTGGAGGCGCTCCACGCCGCCGCGACGGCCCTGGACATGGCCTTTTCCGGCACGCCCAGCGGGCTGCTGCCCAACGGGCTCAATGAGGAACACACCGCCGC
This genomic stretch from Arthrobacter dokdonellae harbors:
- the hflX gene encoding GTPase HflX — protein: MTNPSAPHGPSDDHDPRGTSAAGSAGDAGSDLSVAEIEAVIDRILAKDAAAGRAVREEARLDADDPQSGAGVSHPIIGRAQALSPLDSGHNSFDGDQTELSDRNALRRTASLSTELEDVTEVEYRQLRLERVVLAGLWSEGTMADAENSLRELAALAETAGSEVLDGLVQRRAKPDPATYLGQGKAQELKDIVQATGADTVIIDGDLAPSQRRTLEEVVKVKVIDRTALILDIFAQHAQSREGRAQVELAQMEYLLPRLRGWGESMSRQAGGRVGTAGGGIGSRGPGETKMELDRRKIRTRMAKLRREIAAMKPARETKRANRKRNAVPSVAIAGYTNAGKSSLLNRLTDAGVLVENALFATLDPTVRKTETADGLGYTLVDTVGFVRSLPTQLVEAFRSTLEEVADSDLILHIVDASHPDPEGQIAAVRSVFAEVGALKIAEIIVLNKADIADPFVVERLRQREPRTVVVSARTGQGIDDLLAAISEAIPRPGVALTLLIPYDRGDVLNRLHRSDAEIISVEHGEEGTVAKVMVREDLASEVEPFVQHE